A region from the Sandaracinus amylolyticus genome encodes:
- the ahcY gene encoding adenosylhomocysteinase, with translation MEENEETGQMTQKPNQTAKYKVADISLAAWGRKEIEIAETEMPGLMAIRAEHKGKQPLKGARIAGCLHMTIQTAVLIETLKELGAEVTWTSCNIFSTQDHAAAAIAAAGVPVFAWKGETEEEYWWCIEQQLDCFETGKGPNMILDDGGDLTILVHEKRKDLLPQIVGLSEETTTGVHRLYEMMKKGTLALPAINVNDSVTKSKFDNLYGCRHSLVDSIMRATDVMLSGKIAVVAGYGDVGKGSAQSLRGQGARVWITEVDPICALQAAMEGYDVVTMDEAADKADIFVTATGCADVITFEHMKRMKNNAIVCNIGHFDSEIQIASLTDAKNGVREENIKAQVDHFVFPDGKKIIVLARGRLVNLGCATGHPSFVMSASFTNQVLAQLALWTEPKKYERGKVYVLPKELDEKVARLHLDKLGVKLTKLTSKQAEYLGVPVQGPFKSEWYRY, from the coding sequence ATCGAAGAGAACGAGGAGACCGGACAGATGACGCAGAAGCCGAACCAGACCGCGAAGTACAAGGTCGCCGACATCAGCCTCGCGGCGTGGGGTCGCAAGGAGATCGAGATCGCCGAGACCGAGATGCCCGGCCTCATGGCGATCCGCGCCGAGCACAAGGGCAAGCAGCCGCTCAAGGGCGCGCGCATCGCGGGCTGCCTCCACATGACGATCCAGACCGCGGTGCTGATCGAGACCCTCAAGGAGCTCGGCGCCGAGGTCACCTGGACCAGCTGCAACATCTTCTCGACGCAGGATCACGCGGCGGCGGCGATCGCGGCGGCGGGCGTCCCGGTGTTCGCGTGGAAGGGCGAGACCGAGGAGGAGTACTGGTGGTGCATCGAGCAGCAGCTCGATTGCTTCGAGACGGGCAAGGGCCCGAACATGATCCTCGACGACGGTGGTGACCTCACGATCCTCGTCCACGAGAAGCGCAAGGACCTGCTCCCGCAGATCGTCGGCCTCTCGGAGGAGACGACGACCGGCGTGCACCGCCTCTACGAGATGATGAAGAAGGGCACGCTCGCGCTGCCCGCGATCAACGTCAACGACTCGGTCACGAAGTCGAAGTTCGACAACCTCTACGGCTGCCGTCACTCGCTGGTCGACTCGATCATGCGCGCGACCGACGTGATGCTGAGCGGCAAGATCGCGGTCGTCGCGGGCTACGGCGACGTGGGCAAGGGCTCGGCGCAGTCGCTGCGCGGCCAGGGCGCGCGCGTGTGGATCACCGAGGTCGATCCGATCTGCGCGCTGCAGGCGGCGATGGAGGGCTACGACGTCGTCACGATGGACGAGGCGGCGGACAAGGCCGACATCTTCGTGACCGCGACCGGGTGCGCCGACGTCATCACGTTCGAGCACATGAAGCGGATGAAGAACAACGCGATCGTGTGCAACATCGGTCACTTCGACAGCGAGATCCAGATCGCCTCGCTCACGGACGCGAAGAACGGCGTGCGTGAGGAGAACATCAAGGCGCAGGTCGATCACTTCGTCTTCCCCGACGGGAAGAAGATCATCGTGCTCGCGCGCGGCCGCCTCGTGAACCTCGGCTGCGCCACGGGTCACCCGAGCTTCGTGATGAGCGCGAGCTTCACCAACCAGGTGCTCGCGCAGCTCGCGCTCTGGACCGAGCCGAAGAAGTACGAGCGCGGCAAGGTCTACGTGCTCCCGAAGGAGCTCGACGAGAAGGTCGCGCGCCTGCACCTCGACAAGCTCGGCGTGAAGCTCACGAAGCTCACGAGCAAGCAGGCCGAGTACCTCGGCGTGCCCGTGCAGGGTCCGTTCAAGAGCGAGTGGTACCGCTACTGA
- a CDS encoding FecR domain-containing protein: MAKRLPLPVKRVLRDPFEDHEVAAMVRRASAPRPRRRVAAASAVVVAAIALLAIVTMPRGEVHEARAPLPLRLEGGGPLPALLAGVTRLDDGSIITVEASARLRRLQNDDRDLVLLLERGTARFDVVPGGPRRWTIECGLATVVVVGTRFTIARAEERVVVEVERGAVLVRGEHVPDRARTLGAGERIEVAAPAPIPPPRFEPEREAAPPPEAAAPRATTPARPRWREAAERGAWDDAYAAIGERLESTCERASVDDLFLIADVARLSGHTADAMVPLEHVVRRHRRDPRAALAAFTLGRLAANLGQYERAERAFETALALDVPDALRADALARLAHARRALGDLDGARAVAAQYVVEYPSGREIDAMRRIGTTE, from the coding sequence GTGGCGAAGCGACTTCCTCTCCCGGTGAAGCGCGTGCTCCGCGATCCGTTCGAGGATCACGAGGTCGCGGCGATGGTGCGCCGCGCGAGCGCACCGCGGCCGCGACGGCGCGTCGCAGCGGCGAGCGCGGTGGTGGTGGCGGCGATCGCGCTGCTGGCGATCGTCACGATGCCGCGCGGCGAGGTGCACGAAGCGCGCGCGCCGCTGCCGCTGCGCCTCGAGGGCGGCGGGCCCTTGCCGGCGCTGCTCGCGGGTGTGACCCGCCTCGACGACGGATCGATCATCACGGTCGAAGCGTCGGCGCGGCTTCGCCGGCTGCAGAACGACGATCGTGATCTCGTGCTGCTCCTCGAGCGGGGCACCGCGCGCTTCGACGTGGTGCCGGGCGGACCGCGTCGCTGGACGATCGAATGCGGGCTCGCGACCGTCGTCGTGGTCGGGACGCGCTTCACGATCGCGCGCGCCGAGGAGCGCGTCGTGGTCGAGGTCGAGCGCGGCGCGGTGCTGGTGCGCGGTGAGCACGTCCCGGATCGCGCGCGCACGCTCGGCGCGGGCGAGCGCATCGAGGTCGCCGCGCCGGCGCCGATTCCACCGCCGCGATTCGAGCCGGAGCGCGAAGCAGCGCCTCCGCCCGAGGCCGCGGCACCGCGCGCGACCACCCCTGCGCGGCCGCGGTGGCGCGAGGCCGCCGAGCGCGGCGCGTGGGACGACGCGTATGCGGCGATCGGCGAGCGGCTCGAGAGCACGTGCGAGCGCGCGAGCGTCGACGATCTCTTCCTGATCGCCGACGTCGCGCGCCTGTCGGGTCACACCGCCGACGCGATGGTGCCGCTCGAGCACGTCGTGCGCCGTCACCGGCGCGATCCGCGCGCCGCGCTCGCGGCGTTCACGCTCGGTCGTCTCGCGGCGAACCTCGGTCAGTACGAGCGCGCGGAGCGCGCGTTCGAGACCGCGCTCGCGCTCGACGTGCCCGACGCGCTGCGTGCCGACGCGCTCGCTCGCCTCGCGCATGCGCGTCGCGCGCTGGGCGATCTCGACGGCGCGCGGGCCGTCGCTGCACAGTACGTCGTGGAGTATCCGAGCGGCCGCGAGATCGATGCCATGCGGCGCATCGGAACGACGGAGTGA
- a CDS encoding RNA polymerase sigma factor, producing MKPSRLRAPRVVTLRTADALSDRELVQRARGGDRWAEDALVRRHFADVAATVARLLGDRLDAEDVVQDTIEATLAELPHLRDPDAVRSWMMQIAVRKVHRRFRRRTLLRALGLASGEPEGGLASLASDACSPDQRAELALLDRALAKLAAADRIAWSLRYVEDMPLEDVARSCGCSLATVKRRIARADEHVRAHVSFEPEED from the coding sequence ATGAAGCCGTCGCGCCTGCGCGCGCCGCGCGTCGTCACGCTGCGGACGGCGGACGCGCTCAGCGATCGCGAGCTCGTGCAGCGCGCGCGAGGCGGCGATCGTTGGGCCGAGGACGCGCTGGTCCGCCGCCACTTCGCCGACGTCGCGGCGACGGTCGCGCGCCTGCTCGGTGATCGGCTCGACGCCGAGGACGTGGTGCAGGACACGATCGAGGCGACGCTCGCGGAGCTCCCGCACCTGCGCGATCCCGACGCGGTGCGCTCCTGGATGATGCAGATCGCGGTGCGCAAGGTGCACCGACGGTTTCGCCGGCGGACGCTGCTGCGCGCGCTCGGGCTCGCGTCGGGAGAGCCCGAAGGCGGCCTCGCATCGCTCGCGAGCGACGCGTGCTCGCCGGACCAGCGCGCCGAGCTCGCGCTGCTCGACCGCGCGCTCGCGAAGCTCGCGGCCGCCGATCGCATCGCGTGGTCGCTGCGGTACGTCGAGGACATGCCGCTCGAAGACGTCGCGCGGAGCTGCGGGTGCTCGCTCGCGACGGTGAAGCGGCGCATCGCGCGCGCGGACGAGCACGTGCGCGCCCACGTGTCGTTCGAGCCGGAGGAGGACTGA
- a CDS encoding EB domain-containing protein, whose translation MDRLTMFHVSRPARLMVHNEMHRVRSISMLSCLLCVAVGACTQGVRVFDPDGGDGPDAFAPPPDAGPSRRVFVDDGIDPDIERRFDEAGASPAAPPSLVYPEDGTLIPPNLRGVDFHFHPSGFQTFEITLSQHGEPAVVVYTWCTPMGTGCTFQPGTEIWEELARRRPDGPFEVRIRGLAGDLASTPSEPIHVELADEPILGGIYFWTVEPPSIRRYEFGLARRSSELFLSGAEEGSCIGCHALSRDGSRIAVGVAGPSGEPGSRIYDVASRTMVLDAPVPGDLVSYGPTGDMLVSGAMTDAPVRFFSADGALLHDLGVVGRGGDWSADGEHAVYAAHLLSGPSELHLVTRDGDAWSEPRVIPTPTTDAEAFPAFAPDAHWISYVGTDTANPTRSLLAVLHVADEQVVHLRRAAVDDDVTFARWNPNPYSHRGRRIFWLTFSSRRDYGLLSDANRQIWMAAFDPEADPEDPSRPAFRIPAQTYGVGNFIAQWALSVRRQPCETDADCPDGEECHDGFCRPRGPE comes from the coding sequence GTGGATCGGCTCACGATGTTCCACGTGAGCCGTCCCGCGCGGCTGATGGTCCACAACGAGATGCACCGCGTTCGCTCGATCTCGATGCTCTCGTGCCTGCTGTGCGTCGCCGTCGGCGCGTGCACACAGGGCGTCCGCGTCTTCGATCCCGACGGCGGCGACGGCCCCGATGCCTTCGCGCCGCCGCCCGACGCCGGCCCGTCGCGTCGCGTCTTCGTCGACGACGGCATCGACCCGGACATCGAGCGTCGCTTCGACGAGGCGGGCGCGAGCCCCGCCGCGCCTCCGTCGCTCGTCTACCCCGAGGACGGCACGCTCATCCCGCCGAACCTCCGTGGCGTCGACTTCCACTTCCATCCGAGCGGGTTCCAGACCTTCGAGATCACGCTCTCACAGCACGGCGAGCCCGCCGTCGTCGTGTACACGTGGTGCACGCCGATGGGCACCGGGTGCACGTTCCAGCCCGGCACCGAGATCTGGGAGGAGCTCGCGCGCCGCCGCCCCGACGGCCCGTTCGAGGTGCGCATCCGCGGCCTCGCCGGGGACCTCGCGAGCACGCCGTCGGAGCCGATCCACGTCGAGCTCGCCGACGAGCCGATCCTCGGCGGGATCTACTTCTGGACCGTCGAGCCTCCGTCGATCCGTCGCTACGAGTTCGGCCTCGCGCGCCGCAGCTCCGAGCTCTTCCTGAGCGGCGCCGAGGAGGGCAGCTGCATCGGCTGTCACGCGCTCTCGCGCGACGGCTCGCGCATCGCGGTCGGCGTCGCGGGGCCGAGCGGCGAGCCGGGCTCGCGCATCTACGACGTCGCGTCGCGCACGATGGTGCTCGATGCGCCGGTGCCCGGCGATCTCGTCTCGTACGGCCCGACCGGCGACATGCTCGTGAGCGGCGCGATGACCGACGCGCCGGTCCGCTTCTTCTCCGCCGACGGCGCGCTCCTGCACGACCTCGGCGTCGTCGGTCGCGGCGGCGACTGGTCGGCGGACGGCGAGCACGCCGTGTACGCCGCGCACTTGCTGTCGGGCCCGTCCGAGCTCCACCTCGTCACGCGCGACGGTGACGCGTGGAGCGAGCCGCGCGTGATCCCGACGCCGACCACCGACGCCGAGGCGTTCCCCGCGTTCGCGCCCGACGCGCACTGGATCTCGTACGTCGGCACCGACACCGCGAACCCGACGCGCTCGCTGCTCGCGGTGCTGCACGTCGCGGACGAGCAGGTCGTGCACCTGCGCCGCGCCGCCGTCGACGACGACGTCACGTTCGCGCGATGGAACCCGAACCCGTACTCGCACCGCGGCCGGCGCATCTTCTGGCTCACGTTCTCGAGCCGCCGCGACTACGGCCTGCTCTCCGACGCGAACCGGCAGATCTGGATGGCCGCGTTCGATCCCGAGGCCGATCCCGAGGACCCGTCGCGCCCTGCGTTCCGCATCCCGGCGCAGACGTACGGCGTCGGCAACTTCATCGCGCAGTGGGCGCTCTCGGTGAGGCGGCAGCCGTGCGAGACCGACGCCGACTGCCCCGACGGCGAGGAGTGCCACGACGGCTTCTGCCGCCCGCGGGGGCCGGAATGA
- a CDS encoding trypsin-like serine peptidase: protein MKRYVLSMLIVTLAGCAARGNDAAPEPELDAPAVTPVEVVLPEDLEPDEALTADIASLRDSLGEMTTELGFGDDADSRIVVRYRGRGEVVSGDDAPFEVEYGDSDDDATVADDPDFATWVAVHLQTGNEFEVRFPRDVLHAADDRAHERGIDRGTREPVSEASERPTVPFVEDDAALDPTTRKGWSNAQDTRTLRGTIGVAHTDSAHRRLVSLGTNGGCSGTLVGPKHIVTAAHCIRNFTNGTWRGTTAYAGRSGPSAWRSSAPYNPNPDVAATWYWVPGNFMALSDGLADMPYSATPWDIGVIVTHASRLGETVGWMGWYWWGDNGEFANRTRFNRGYPVCGAVNAPASCQRLGLYGDTQACNVGEHSSTDADGIERRFRFSCDMSGGHSGSSLYSYLDSDTVAVTGVVSWEHCFTCGGDDDRPNTGVRITREYSGIIASLRQSMP from the coding sequence ATGAAGCGCTACGTCCTATCGATGCTGATCGTGACGCTCGCGGGCTGCGCCGCCCGCGGCAACGACGCCGCGCCCGAGCCAGAGCTCGACGCCCCCGCCGTCACCCCCGTCGAGGTCGTCCTTCCCGAGGACCTCGAGCCCGACGAGGCGCTCACCGCGGACATCGCATCCCTGCGCGACTCGCTGGGCGAGATGACGACCGAGCTCGGCTTCGGCGACGACGCCGACTCGCGCATCGTCGTGCGCTATCGCGGTCGCGGCGAGGTCGTCTCGGGCGACGACGCGCCGTTCGAGGTCGAGTACGGCGACTCCGACGACGACGCGACCGTCGCCGACGACCCCGACTTCGCGACGTGGGTGGCAGTCCACCTGCAGACCGGGAACGAGTTCGAAGTCCGATTCCCGCGCGACGTCCTGCACGCCGCCGACGATCGCGCGCACGAGCGCGGCATCGATCGCGGCACGCGCGAGCCCGTCTCCGAAGCGTCGGAGCGCCCGACCGTGCCGTTCGTCGAGGACGACGCCGCGCTCGATCCCACGACGCGCAAGGGCTGGTCGAACGCGCAGGACACTCGCACGCTGCGCGGGACGATCGGAGTCGCGCACACCGACTCTGCGCATCGACGTCTCGTGTCGCTCGGCACGAACGGTGGTTGTTCGGGCACGCTCGTCGGGCCGAAGCACATCGTGACCGCCGCGCACTGCATCCGGAACTTCACCAACGGCACCTGGCGCGGGACCACCGCGTACGCCGGGCGCAGCGGTCCGAGCGCGTGGCGCTCGTCGGCGCCGTACAACCCGAATCCCGACGTCGCGGCGACCTGGTACTGGGTGCCCGGCAACTTCATGGCGCTCTCGGACGGGCTCGCGGACATGCCCTACTCCGCGACGCCGTGGGACATCGGCGTGATCGTCACGCACGCCTCGCGCCTCGGTGAGACCGTCGGCTGGATGGGCTGGTACTGGTGGGGCGACAACGGCGAGTTCGCCAATCGCACTCGGTTCAACCGCGGATATCCGGTGTGCGGCGCCGTGAACGCGCCGGCCTCGTGCCAGCGACTCGGGCTCTACGGAGACACGCAGGCGTGCAACGTCGGTGAGCACTCGTCGACGGACGCCGATGGAATCGAGCGTCGATTCCGATTCAGCTGCGACATGTCCGGAGGTCACAGCGGCTCTTCGCTCTACAGCTATCTCGACTCCGACACCGTCGCGGTCACCGGCGTCGTGAGCTGGGAGCACTGCTTCACGTGCGGTGGCGACGACGACCGCCCGAACACCGGCGTGCGCATCACCCGCGAGTACTCGGGGATCATCGCGTCGCTCCGCCAGAGCATGCCGTGA
- a CDS encoding ATP-binding protein, with protein MSNDADLASLRARIAELERENARLRAGVFEPSTPEVVRTPGDLAPLFAQVGATMRERFRQIDIDPARAMIGIAGERYLLVRASSLATDFLDTLVQLYADRGEREALSIARGFLFDIAHTIGLHDARSMHEQLRSREPLEKLAGGPIRFAYTGWGQVEIRPESRPIADDDFFLLHAHPYSFEAASFIASGRSSDVPVCIMGAGYSSGWCEASFGLELTAVEVACKARGDEECLFVMAPPHRIADQIRARFGGGDRGGAMRESAIDIPTYFERKRVEEELHRSIERLREAQEELVRKERLATVGLLVSGVAHEVNTPLGVAVTAMGVVGEEMSALRTLFEHGELTKGSLRAFLERGGQAAEMVRSNLDRAAAEITKFKRVSVDHSSEEPRRIDVGEYVQQTLDSLRPLVRRAGLDVRVRTGGDLGCVTCPGALAQIVTNFVTNTIMHGVRGDGSRTAVEITITRPTARTVSLVYRDAGRGMSEATRARAFQPFFTTTRGTGGTGLGLYVVQSLVADTLGGRVTLESELGAGTTLTVVFPVDRAISGA; from the coding sequence ATGTCCAACGACGCCGATCTCGCTTCGCTGCGCGCCCGCATCGCCGAGCTGGAGCGCGAGAACGCGCGCCTGCGTGCGGGCGTGTTCGAGCCGAGCACACCCGAGGTCGTGCGCACCCCGGGCGACCTCGCGCCGCTCTTCGCGCAGGTCGGCGCGACGATGCGCGAGCGCTTCCGACAGATCGACATCGACCCGGCGCGCGCGATGATCGGCATCGCGGGAGAGCGCTATCTGCTCGTGCGCGCGTCGTCGCTGGCGACCGACTTCCTCGACACGCTCGTGCAGCTCTACGCCGATCGCGGCGAGCGCGAGGCGCTGTCGATCGCGCGCGGGTTCCTGTTCGACATCGCGCACACGATCGGCCTGCACGACGCGCGCTCGATGCACGAGCAGCTCCGCTCGCGCGAGCCGCTCGAGAAGCTCGCCGGCGGGCCGATCCGCTTCGCGTACACGGGGTGGGGCCAGGTCGAGATCCGACCCGAGAGCAGGCCGATCGCCGACGACGACTTCTTCCTGCTCCACGCGCACCCGTACTCGTTCGAAGCGGCGAGCTTCATCGCGTCCGGGCGCAGCTCCGACGTGCCCGTGTGCATCATGGGCGCGGGTTACTCGTCGGGGTGGTGCGAGGCGAGCTTCGGCCTCGAGCTCACGGCGGTCGAGGTCGCGTGCAAGGCGCGCGGCGACGAGGAGTGCCTCTTCGTGATGGCGCCGCCGCACCGCATCGCCGATCAGATCCGCGCGCGCTTCGGCGGCGGCGATCGCGGCGGCGCGATGCGCGAGAGCGCGATCGACATCCCCACCTACTTCGAGCGCAAGCGCGTCGAGGAAGAGCTGCATCGGTCGATCGAGCGGCTGCGCGAGGCGCAGGAAGAGCTGGTGCGGAAGGAGCGGCTCGCGACCGTCGGCCTGCTCGTCTCGGGCGTGGCGCACGAGGTGAACACGCCGCTCGGCGTCGCGGTCACCGCGATGGGCGTCGTCGGCGAGGAGATGAGCGCGCTGCGCACGCTCTTCGAGCACGGCGAGCTCACCAAGGGCTCGCTGCGCGCGTTCCTCGAGCGCGGCGGACAAGCGGCCGAGATGGTGCGCTCCAACCTCGACCGCGCGGCCGCGGAGATCACGAAGTTCAAGCGCGTGTCGGTCGATCACTCGAGCGAGGAGCCGCGCCGCATCGACGTCGGCGAGTACGTGCAGCAGACGCTCGACAGCCTGCGACCGCTGGTGCGCCGCGCGGGGCTCGACGTCCGCGTCCGCACCGGCGGCGACCTCGGCTGCGTCACCTGTCCGGGCGCGCTCGCGCAGATCGTCACGAACTTCGTGACCAATACGATCATGCACGGCGTGCGCGGCGACGGGTCGCGCACCGCGGTCGAGATCACGATCACGCGCCCGACCGCGCGCACCGTCTCGCTCGTCTACCGCGACGCCGGGCGCGGGATGAGCGAGGCGACGCGCGCGCGCGCGTTCCAGCCGTTCTTCACCACGACGCGCGGCACGGGAGGGACCGGCCTCGGCCTCTACGTCGTGCAGTCGCTGGTGGCCGACACGCTCGGCGGCAGGGTGACGCTCGAGAGCGAGCTCGGCGCGGGGACCACGCTCACCGTGGTGTTCCCCGTCGATCGCGCGATCAGCGGCGCGTGA